In Mucilaginibacter boryungensis, a single window of DNA contains:
- the rpiB gene encoding ribose 5-phosphate isomerase B: MNTGVKIAIGSDHAGFEYKQALANSLPENEVEDFGTYSPDSVDYPDFAHPVASAVESGNADFGILVCGSANGVAITANKHQGIRAAICWNTELAALARQHNNANIVCIPARFISLDMAKEIVSTFLSTEFEGGRHATRVNKMAC; encoded by the coding sequence ATGAATACAGGGGTAAAAATCGCTATCGGGTCTGATCACGCAGGCTTTGAATATAAACAGGCATTGGCCAATAGTTTGCCGGAAAATGAAGTAGAAGACTTTGGTACATATTCGCCCGACTCTGTCGATTATCCTGACTTTGCCCACCCTGTAGCTTCAGCGGTGGAAAGCGGCAATGCCGATTTTGGTATACTGGTTTGCGGGAGTGCTAATGGCGTAGCTATTACTGCTAATAAACATCAGGGCATCCGCGCGGCTATTTGCTGGAATACCGAACTTGCCGCATTGGCGCGCCAGCATAATAATGCCAATATTGTTTGTATTCCAGCCAGGTTTATATCATTGGATATGGCAAAAGAGATTGTAAGCACATTCCTTTCAACTGAATTTGAAGGCGGCAGGCACGCCACGCGGGTTAACAAAATGGCTTGCTGA